The following are encoded together in the Candida orthopsilosis Co 90-125, chromosome 5 draft sequence genome:
- a CDS encoding Obpa similar to oxysterol binding protein encodes MGLTSKLEKLKFGDHDKSEAKQAPATNTNAPSDADTDDIDEMDNEGQSILMGIIAQLRPGMDLTKITLPTFILEKKSMLERITNFFQIPDLLLEANHTEEPVARFVNVLKWYLASWHIAPKAVKKPLNPVLGETFSCYWKDLPYSAGDAYYLSEQTSHHPPKSSYFYLVPKEKIRVDGTVIPKSKFLGNSSAATMEGLAQVTLGNWNEEQYVLTQPNVYVRGILFGKMKTELGDHMIVRCQALGLEADIEFKTKGFISGTYDAIEGFIKEIETSKELFQLTGKWNDIIDIKDLNTGKKSVLINTHKTIQVKPRVRPLEEQSEYESRRLWKPTIDALARRDHATATEEKFKVENEQREKAKKRLEDGVEFHPRFFRPIDAQDHSSRDLGVIFNKHINLAESPEELSKNVLDTAPFLPGQKHNEKFDIPPFKEHATTGTG; translated from the coding sequence atgggATTAACCTCTAAACTCGAAAAGCTCAAGTTCGGTGATCACGATAAGTCCGAGGCGAAACAAGCCCCAGCTACTAATACGAATGCCCCTTCTGACGCGGATACCGATGATATCGACGAAATGGATAATGAGGggcaatcaattttgatggGAATTATTGCTCAATTGAGACCTGGTATGGATTTGACAAAGATCACGCTCCCAACCTTCAttttagaaaagaaatcaatgtTGGAGAGGATCACAAACTTCTTCCAAATCCCAGATTTACTACTTGAAGCCAACCATACCGAAGAGCCGGTAGCAAGATTTGTGaatgttttgaaatggTACCTTGCTTCATGGCATATTGCTCCTAAGGCGGTCAAGAAACCTCTCAATCCAGTTTTAGGTGAGACTTTTTCTTGCTATTGGAAAGATTTGCCATATAGTGCTGGTGACGCTTACTACTTGTCTGAGCAAACTTCTCACCATCCTCCCAAGTCGTCttatttttatttggtTCCGAAGGAGAAAATTAGAGTTGATGGAACAGTGATTCCTAAATCAAAGTTTTTAGGTAACTCTTCAGCAGCGACAATGGAAGGTTTGGCTCAAGTTACGCTTGGAAACTGGAACGAAGAACAATACGTATTAACTCAACCGAATGTATATGTTAGGGGAATTCTTTTTGGTAAGATGAAAACCGAATTGGGCGATCATATGATCGTTAGATGCCAGGCCCTAGGACTTGAGGctgatattgaatttaaaaCTAAAGGATTTATCAGCGGAACTTATGATGCCATCGAGGGTTTTATCAAGGAGATCGAAACTTCGAAagaattgtttcaattaaCTGGTAAATGGAATGATATCATAGATATCAAAGACTTAAATACTGGGAAAAAGCTGGTACTTATCAATACACATAAAACCATTCAAGTTAAACCCCGAGTCAGACCTTTGGAGGAGCAATCCGAGTATGAATCTAGAAGGTTATGGAAGCCAACAATTGATGCACTTGCACGAAGGGATCATGCCACAGCTACTGAGGAAAAGTTTAAGGTAGAAAATGAGCAGCGCGAGAAAGCGAAAAAGCGCTTAGAGGACGGCGTAGAATTCCATCCAAGGTTCTTTAGGCCAATCGACGCTCAAGATCACTCATCAAGGGACTTGGGGGTCATTTTTAATAAGCACATAAACCTTGCCGAGTCACCTGAGGAGTTGTCTAAGAATGTTTTGGATACTGCCCCATTTCTACCAGGTCAGAAACataatgaaaaatttgatattcCACCCTTCAAAGAACATGCTACCACTGGGACAGGATAA
- a CDS encoding Pika phosphatidylinositol kinase, producing the protein MFKNERLRKEVYSPSLSILQCINLLRENGKNIGIHHALVQRLYSFSYDDIEFFIPQLIQLLVMFETDSMALEEFLLRYCENYHHFSLIVFWCLQAFLFELRNEPASYAFQTVRNFINKLQNILFNVENPSLKRTEFRENLDPALVLSGALLSSFALPLVHDYVTPIIKSQAKQPRSFVFNVANFQKILTKNLTLKNQKLAADKPLDNTGDDKLIHENEHKTIETTKNNRKTASSFSPDDSETNTTDDEDSKLSIKQGYSKEAAFSSVGQSLKINTTIKRKKSRSRTLGSLRDDMNRSAQSLPDLTKSHSRPDLLASESEMALSISRYSTDTGTKRMSSQNMSSKSKSYQELLKILRVNYSKKETEFIMSLQDISMRLSSVPKAARVSALRAELAIINESLLPSEIDIPQLLPITSNKNKKFHKILKLSINEACVLNSAERVPYLLLVEYLSDELDFNPFTEYNQKLINRKLQESESKRSYESNNNDTESLASDVRSIPTQEGIDGLGSIETDLGELSILGSRRESREWATSRLDVTSPRLSQDGAKSPQLGISSIPNVADSSLRADQMRIASVMLQQLENSGQANTQQFIAIKTRIIDSMISLQDQFEKIDYETMKELKTDEQDAGQRKLENDFKISEDWNSKKQRIRKTSAYGHLKNWDLCSVIVKNGDDLPQEAFACQLITMISNIWKKHDVYFWTKRMKILITSANAGLVETITNAMSIHSIKKSLTELSIASGSNTKGRIFTLKDYFEKLYGNENSRKYKSAQENFAKSLASYSIICYVLQVKDRHNGNIMLDNEGHIIHIDFGFLLGNSPGSNIGFEAAPFKLTTEYVDLLGGTESKFYQLFVQVCKDCFKVLRKESDQIVSIVQLMQKDSSLPCFNNGENTSVMLEQRLQLSLPDESIDQFVEASLVGKSLNSMYTRLYDQFQMITQGIYN; encoded by the coding sequence ATGTTCAAGAATGAAAGATTGAGGAAGGAGGTGTATTCTCCTCTGCTCTCTATCCTTCAATGCATAAATTTACTACGAGAAAACGGAAAAAACATTGGTATTCATCATGCTTTAGTTCAAAGGCtttattcattttcatACGACGATATCGAGTTTTTTATTCCCCAGCTTATTCAGCTTCTAGTCATGTTTGAGACCGATTCAATGGCATTAGAAGagtttttgttgagataTTGCGAAAACTACCATCACTTTAGCTTAATTGTCTTTTGGTGTTTACAAgcatttctttttgagcTTCGAAACGAGCCGGCTTCCTATGCATTTCAAACTGTTCgcaacttcatcaataagTTGCAGAATATCCTTTTTAATGTGGAGAATCCAAGTTTAAAACGCACAGAATTTCGAGAGAATTTAGACCCAGCATTGGTACTTAGTGGTGCATTGTTGTCATCCTTCGCATTACCACTTGTGCATGATTACGTTACTCCTATAATAAAATCACAAGCAAAGCAACCAAGATCCTTTGTATTCAATGTGGCCAATTTTCAGAAGATTTTGACGAAAAATTTAACCttaaagaatcaaaaattaGCAGCAGACAAACCCTTGGATAATACGGGCGATGATAAATTAATTCACGAGAATGAGCACAAGACAATTGAAACCACAAAAAATAATAGGAAGACAGCCCTGTCATTTCTGCCGGATGACTCAGAAACCAATActactgatgatgaagattcTAAATTGTCTATCAAGCAAGGATACTCGAAAGAAGCTGCATTTTCAAGCGTTGGccaatctttgaaaattaaCACCACCATTAAACGTAAGAAAAGTCGCCTGAGAACACTCGGGTCATTGAGAGATGACATGAATCGGAGTGCACAATCGTTGCCCGATCTCACAAAGTCACATTCAAGGCCAGATCTTTTAGCATCTGAATCTGAAATGGCTCTTTCCATCAGCAGATACTCGACAGATACAGGTACGAAAAGAATGAGTTCACAAAACATGTCATCGAAATCCAAGCTGTACCAAGAACTTCTCAAAATATTAAGGGTAAATTATtccaaaaaagaaacagaaTTTATCATGTCACTTCAAGATATATCTATGAGGTTGTCGCTGGTACCAAAGGCAGCTAGAGTTTCTGCATTGAGAGCTGAATTAGCGATTATAAATGAGTCCCTTTTACCTTCAGAAATTGATATTCCGCAATTATTGCCAATAACTAGCAATAAGAACAAGAAGTTTcacaagattttgaaattaagTATCAACGAAGCCTGTGTGCTAAATTCCGCAGAGCGAGTACCATATTTGCtacttgttgaatatttgaGTGACGAGTTAGACTTCAATCCATTTACTGAATACAATCAAAAACTAATAAATAGAAAGTTACAAGAGTCGGAGTCCAAGCGAAGCTATGAGTCTAACAACAATGACACCGAATCACTCGCGTCAGATGTGAGGAGTATTCCAACTCAGGAAGGAATAGACGGCCTTGGAAGTATTGAAACTGACTTGGGAGAGTTATCTATTTTAGGATCTCGTAGAGAAAGTCGAGAATGGGCAACTTCAAGATTAGATGTTACATCACCACGATTATCACAAGATGGAGCTAAGAGTCCCCAACTAGGAATCTCTAGTATTCCAAACGTGGCTGACTCGCTGCTTCGTGCTGATCAAATGCGCATTGCATCAGTGatgcttcaacaattggagaATTCAGGACAAGCTAATACGCAACAGTTCATTGCTATTAAAACAAGaatcattgattcaatgatCTCATTGCAAGATcagtttgaaaaaattgattacGAAACTATGAAGGAATTAAAGACAGATGAGCAAGATGCGGGTCAACGTAAGCTTGAGAATGATTTTAAAATCAGTGAGGATTGGAATTccaaaaaacaaagaataCGAAAGACTAGTGCCTACGGccatttgaagaattgggaTCTATGCTCTGTGATTGTGAAGAATGGTGACGATTTACCACAGGAAGCGTTCGCATGTCAATTGATCACCATGATTTCAAACATATGGAAAAAACACGACGTATACTTTTGGAccaaaagaatgaaaataCTCATTACCAGTGCCAACGCAGGATTAGTTGAAACTATTACCAATGCAATGTCAATACATTCGATCAAGAAATCGCTCACGGAACTTTCCATAGCAAGCGGCTCCAACACAAAGGGGAGAATCTTCACGTTGAAGGATTACTTTGAAAAGCTTTATGGAAACGAAAACTCTCGCAAATACAAGCTGGCCCaagaaaattttgcaaagagTTTGGCTTCGTACTCAATAATATGTTACGTTTTACAAGTCAAAGATCGACACAACGGGAATATCATGCTTGATAATGAAGGCCATATCATCCacattgattttggttttttgCTAGGTAACTCTCCTGGCTCGAATATTGGTTTTGAAGCTGCTCCATTCAAGTTGACCACTGAATATGTTGATTTACTCGGAGGTAcagaatcaaaattttatcaattatTTGTTCAAGTATGTAAGGACTGTTTTAAAGTTTTGAGAAAAGAATCGGATCAAATTGTGAGCATAGTTCAATTAATGCAAAAAGATTCAAGCCTTCCATGTTTCAACAACGGAGAAAACACTAGTGTTATGTTAGAGCAGAGGCTTCAATTGCTGTTACCAGACGAATCGATTGATCAGTTTGTTGAAGCATCATTAGTGGGCAAGAGCTTGAACAGCATGTATACTAGATTGTACGACCAGTTCCAAATGATTACTCAAGGTATTTACAATTGA
- a CDS encoding Mtla2 master regulator (activator) of a-type mating: protein MFSYKFCFPKVSKEFPKRIKDFTDDNSFPILSINVALNKTTPDFVHFSTASTEKGNKFRSRNSFIIARSTLSSMLKKNIYELQTVSKGVSQLWSHVDSSFKTYFEYLSVTESIWYDRKIFHNSTQQNNKNYIPKNSGLFASRQNFKKKDENMPKKHRFRLKKSIGRIKRPKVRRFTNGFKISSTSMSCNYGILTEDVFK from the exons ATGTTCAGCTATAAGTTTTGTTTTCCTAAAGTAAGTAAAGAATTCCCTAAACGCATCAAAGATTTTACAGATGACAATTCCTTTCCaatattatcaatcaatgtTGCCCTAAATAAAACTACCCCTGATTTTGTCCACTTCTCCACAGCATCGACTGAGAAGGGAAATAAGTTTAGGTCCAGGAATAGCTTCATTATTGCAAGAAGTACTCTCTCAAGTATGCTAAAGAAAAACATTTACGAACTCCAGACCGTCTCCAAAGGGGTTTCACAA CTTTGGAGTCACGTGGACTCATCATTCAAGACTTATTTCGAATACTTATCAGTGACCGAATCCATATGGTACGACAGGAAGATATTTCACAATCTgacacaacaaaataacaAGAATTATATACCTAAAAATTCAGGATTATTTGCAAGTCGGCAGAacttcaaaaaaaaagacgAAAACATGCCTAAAAAACACAGATTcagattgaagaaatccATTGGTCGTATTAAGAGGCCCAAAGTAAGGCGTTTCACAAATGGTTTTAAAATCAGCAGTACTTCAATGAGTTGTAATTATGGTATATTAACTGAGGATGTATTTAAATAG